In the Euphorbia lathyris chromosome 5, ddEupLath1.1, whole genome shotgun sequence genome, one interval contains:
- the LOC136231025 gene encoding uncharacterized protein At4g37920 translates to MATSSLHLFELLTFRTHFSIFTTATSGSAFFSCNENFHPTILKFPSFYFPSKALKTRSKGRNFSTVSQANNVANVEADEQEVEVAEGYTMTQFCDKMIDFFLIEKPRVREWRKYLVLREEWKKYSERFYARCHSRATMETDPTSKEKYSSLAAKVKRIDEEMEKHSELLKEIQDSPTDLIAIVTKRRKDFTGEFFRYLSILSETYDSLDDRDAIARLGTRCLSAISAFDRTLENVETLDTAQAKFDDILNSPSVDVACDKIKSLAKAKELDSSLILLINSAWAAAKDSTTMKNEVKEIMYRLYKATKSSLRSIAPKEIKLLKHLLNIEDPEERFAALATAFCPGDEHEAKDPYALYTTPKELHKWIKIMLDAYHLNVEDTDLRAVKQMAKPIIIQRLFILKETIEEEYLDKTTFRTQPEGETKSED, encoded by the exons ATGGCTACTTCCAGCCTTCACTTGTTCGAGTTATTAACCTTCCGAACTCATTTCTCGATTTTCACCACCGCAACCTCCGGTTCCGCTTTCTTCTCTTGCAATGAAAATTTTCACCCTACGATTTTGAAGTTCCCCTCTTTCTACTTCCCTTCAAAGGCACTCAAAACTAGATCAAAGGGGCGAAACTTCAGCACCG TTTCTCAAGCAAATAACGTAGCGAATGTTGAAGCGGATGAACAAGAGGTGGAAGTTGCAGAAGGCTATACTATGACCCAATTTTGTGATAAAATGATTGATTTCTTCCTAATTGAGAAGCCTAGAGTCAGAGAATGGAGAAAGTATCTAGTATTGAGGGAGGAGTGGAAAAAGTATAGCGAAAGATTTTACGCTAGGTGCCACTCGCGGGCTACTATGGAGACTGATCCAACTTCTAAGGAGAAATATAGTTCACTTGCCGCCAAAGTGAAGAGG ATTGATGAAGAAATGGAAAAACACAGTGAACTTCTCAAGGAAATTCAAGATAGCCCAACAGACCTCATTGCAATAGTTACAAAGCGGCGGAAAGACTTTACAGGGGAGTTCTTTCGTTACCTATCAATTCTTTCAGAAACATATGATTCTTTGGACGACCGTGATG CAATAGCCCGGCTAGGTACTAGGTGTTTATCTGCCATTAGCGCTTTTGACAGAACACTGGAGAATGTGGAGACTTTGGACACTGCACAGGCCAAATTTGATGACATCCTTAACTCCCCTTCAGTGGATGTGGCATGTGACAAAATCAAAAGCCTAGCCAAGGCAAAGGAACTTGATTCttcattaattttattgataaatagTGCTTGGGCAGCAGCAAAAGATTCAACCACTATGAAAAACGAG GTGAAAGAGATAATGTATCGGCTATACAAAGCTACAAAGAGCAGCCTTAGAAGCATTGCcccaaaagaaataaagctgCTTAAGCATTTGCTAAATATTGAAGATCCTGAAGAGAGATTTGCAGCATTAGCAACAGCTTTCTGCCCTGGCGATGAACATGAAGCCAAGGACCCTTATGCATTATACAC TACTCCAAAGGAATTGCACAAGTGGATTAAGATCATGCTTGATGCATACCATCTCAATGTGGAAGACACTGACTTGAGGGCAGTGAAGCAGATGGCTAAACCTATTATTATACAAAGACTATTCATCCTAAAAGAAACCATTGAAGAGGAATACCTAGATAAAACAACATTTCGAACTCAACCAGAAGGGGAAACCAAATCCGAAGACTGA